One Sphingobacteriales bacterium genomic window, ATACCTTATGTGGTGCCCATGAATTTTGGCTATCATGAGGGTTACCTATATCTGCATACAGGCCCCGGAGGAAAAAAACTTGACATCCTTGCCCGCAATCCTGAAGTTTCTATAGCCTTCAGCCTTGACGAAAAACTTCACATAAGACACGAAACAGTGGCCTGTAGTTATTCCATGCTTTACAAAAGCGTTGTTGCTGCCGGGAAGGTGGAATTTGTTGAAAGTCCGGATGAAAAAAAGGAA contains:
- a CDS encoding pyridoxamine 5'-phosphate oxidase family protein; this translates as IPYVVPMNFGYHEGYLYLHTGPGGKKLDILARNPEVSIAFSLDEKLHIRHETVACSYSMLYKSVVAAGKVEFVESPDEKKEILNHIMRQYTEKQDFRYNDPAVNNVVVFKVKIREICTHIREFG